One genomic region from Pempheris klunzingeri isolate RE-2024b chromosome 4, fPemKlu1.hap1, whole genome shotgun sequence encodes:
- the LOC139199936 gene encoding serine/threonine-protein kinase DCLK1-like isoform X2, with product MELEHFDERDKAQRYTRRGSRGNGLPSPTHSAHCSLYRTRTLQALSSEKKAKKIRFYRNGDRYFKGIVYAISQERFRSIEALLADLTRALSDNVNLPQGVRTIYSVDGTMKITSMDQLVEGESYICASIEPYKKLDYTKNVNPNWSHGARTSAPTREPSSLGSTKAGSAETREGKDFIKPKLVTIIRSGVKPRKAIRVLLNKKTAHTFEQVMTDITDAIKLDSGVVKRLYTIDGKMITCLQDFFGEDDIFMACGPEKFRYQDDFNLDETECRVAKSVSYGRLPSIHGRSSPRGGGMSRRSKSPSSTANGTAGSQLSTPRSGKSPSPSPTSPASLRRRQGSQHSGSSLSLASTKVCSSMDEGDGPGSEAEPVDDYPSVPASIAERYKVGRTLGDGNFAVVRECVERSTGREYALKIISKDKCRGKEHMIQSEVSILRRVKHPNIVLLIEEMDTHNELYLVMELVKGGDLFDAITSSNKYTERDASCMLFNLASAIKYLHSLNIVHRDIKPENLLVYEHQDGSKSLKLGDFGLATIVNGPLYTVCGTPTYVAPEIVAESGYGLKVDIWAAGVITYILLCGFPPFRGSSEDQEVLFEQILRGLLDFPAPYWDNVSDTAKALITGMLQVEVDQRYTAVQVLDHPWVNDDCVSEYEYQLPVAGKIKKHFNTGPKLSSTTAGVSVITTTALDKEKQVFRRRRHQDVKLAPHLSHSIGARASHSAIPGLSLTEFASESEDYSPSSADTVRSPTSPF from the exons ATGGAGCTGGAGCACTTTGATGAGCGGGACAAGGCTCAGAGATATACCCGAAGGGGTTCAAGAGGGAATGGGCTCCCCAGTCCCACTCATAGTGCTCACTGCAGCCTGTACAGAACCAGGACACTGCAAGCACTGAGCTCAGAAAAGAAGGCCAAGAAGATTCGTTTCTACCGCAATGGGGACCGCTACTTCAAAGGGATTGTGTATGCCATCTCCCAGGAGAGATTTAGGTCCATAGAAGCTCTCCTGGCTGACCTCACAAGAGCTCTGTCAGATAATGTCAACTTGCCACAAGGGGTGCGGACCATATATTCTGTTGATGGGACAATGAAGATCACTAGCATGGACCAGCTGGTGGAAG GAGAGAGCTATATTTGTGCGTCCATAGAGCCATACAAGAAGCTGGACTACACAAAGAATGTAAATCCCAACTGGTCACATGGTGCAAGGACTTCTGCGCCCACCCGTGAACCTTCGTCCCTCGGTAGTACCAAGGCTGGATCTGCAGAAACCAGGGAGGGCAAGGACTTTATTAAGCCGAAACTGGTAACCATCATACGCAGTGGAGTAAAGCCTCGCAAGGCCATACGGGTCTTACTCAACAAGAAGACTGCACACACCTTTGAGCAAGTTATGACTGACATCACAGATGCCATTAAGCTGGACTCTGGAGTCGTCAAAAGGCTGTACACTATTGATGGCAAGATG ATCACCTGCCTCCAGGACTTTTTTGGGGAGGATGATATATTCATGGCCTGTGGCCCTGAGAAGTTCCGTTATCAGGATGACTTCAACCTGGATGAAACTG AATGCAGGGTGGCAAAGTCTGTATCATATGGCCGGCTCCCCTCTATTCATGGTCGCTCTTCCCCAAGAGGTGGCGGGATGTCCCGCAGAAGCAAGTCTCCATCATCCACTG CCAATGGCACTGCAGGCAGTCAGCTGTCCACACCTCGATCTGGAAAGTCTCCAAGCCCCTCTCCAACTAGTCCAGCTAGTCTACGAAGACGACAG GGATCACAACACAGTGGCTCCTCACTTTCTTTAGCTTCTACCAAGGTTTGCAGCTCAATGGATGAAGGAGATGGGCCTGGCAGTGAAG CTGAGCCAGTGGATGACTACCCTTCAGTCCCTGCCTCCATAGCAGAGAGGTACAAAGTGGGGAGGACTTTAGGAGACGGAAACTTTGCTGTGGTTCGAGAGTGTGTGGAAAGATCAACTGGGAGAGAGTATGCCCTGAAGATCATCAGCAAAGATAAATGCAGAGGAAAA GAGCACATGATCCAGAGTGAAGTGTCAATCCTTCGGCGCGTGAAACATCCCAACATCGTACTTTTGATTGAGGAAATGGACACCCATAATGAGCTCTATCTGGTAATGGAGTTGGTTAAG GGGGGCGATCTCTTTGATGCAATCACCTCCTCTAACAAATACACGGAGCGAGACGCCAGTTGTATGTTGTTCAATCTGGCAAGCGCCATCAAGTACCTGCACAGTCTCAATATTGTCCACAGAGACATAAAACCAGAAAACCTGTTG GTGTATGAACACCAAGATGGCAGTAAATCTCTGAAGCTAGGTGACTTTGGCTTGGCTACCATTGTCAATGGGCCCCTCTACACTGTGTGTGGCACACCCACCTATGTAGCACCAGAGATTGTTGCTGAGTCCGG ATATGGCCTCAAGGTTGACATTTGGGCAGCTGGTGTCATCACTTACATACTGTTGTGTGGCTTTCCTCCTTTCCGCGG cagcagtgaagaCCAGGAGGTTCTCTTTGAACAGATTTTGAGGGGCCTGCTTGATTTCCCTGCACCCTATTGGGACAATGTGTCTGACACTGCCAAG gCTCTGATCACTGGGATGCTGCAGGTAGAGGTAGATCAGAGATACACAGCTGTGCAGGTGCTCGATCACCCTTGGGTCAAT GATGATTGTGTGTCAGAGTACGAGTACCAGCTGCCTGTGGCTGGGAAGATCAAGAAGCACTTCAACACCGGACCTAAGctcagcagcaccacagcaggAGTGTCAGTCATTACG ACCACGGCACTTGATAAAGAGAAGCAAGTTTTCAGACGAAGACGCCACCAGGATGTGAAGCTCGCCCCTCACCTCTCACACAGTATCGGTGCCAGAGCCTCCCACAGTGCCATCCCCGGCCTCTCCCTCACTGAATTCGCTTCTGAGTCTGAGGACTATTCCCCAAGTTCGGCTGACACTGTCCGTTCGCCCACCTCTCCATTCTAA
- the LOC139199936 gene encoding serine/threonine-protein kinase DCLK1-like isoform X1 has product MELEHFDERDKAQRYTRRGSRGNGLPSPTHSAHCSLYRTRTLQALSSEKKAKKIRFYRNGDRYFKGIVYAISQERFRSIEALLADLTRALSDNVNLPQGVRTIYSVDGTMKITSMDQLVEGESYICASIEPYKKLDYTKNVNPNWSHGARTSAPTREPSSLGSTKAGSAETREGKDFIKPKLVTIIRSGVKPRKAIRVLLNKKTAHTFEQVMTDITDAIKLDSGVVKRLYTIDGKMITCLQDFFGEDDIFMACGPEKFRYQDDFNLDETECRVAKSVSYGRLPSIHGRSSPRGGGMSRRSKSPSSTGSANGTAGSQLSTPRSGKSPSPSPTSPASLRRRQGSQHSGSSLSLASTKVCSSMDEGDGPGSEAEPVDDYPSVPASIAERYKVGRTLGDGNFAVVRECVERSTGREYALKIISKDKCRGKEHMIQSEVSILRRVKHPNIVLLIEEMDTHNELYLVMELVKGGDLFDAITSSNKYTERDASCMLFNLASAIKYLHSLNIVHRDIKPENLLVYEHQDGSKSLKLGDFGLATIVNGPLYTVCGTPTYVAPEIVAESGYGLKVDIWAAGVITYILLCGFPPFRGSSEDQEVLFEQILRGLLDFPAPYWDNVSDTAKALITGMLQVEVDQRYTAVQVLDHPWVNDDCVSEYEYQLPVAGKIKKHFNTGPKLSSTTAGVSVITTTALDKEKQVFRRRRHQDVKLAPHLSHSIGARASHSAIPGLSLTEFASESEDYSPSSADTVRSPTSPF; this is encoded by the exons ATGGAGCTGGAGCACTTTGATGAGCGGGACAAGGCTCAGAGATATACCCGAAGGGGTTCAAGAGGGAATGGGCTCCCCAGTCCCACTCATAGTGCTCACTGCAGCCTGTACAGAACCAGGACACTGCAAGCACTGAGCTCAGAAAAGAAGGCCAAGAAGATTCGTTTCTACCGCAATGGGGACCGCTACTTCAAAGGGATTGTGTATGCCATCTCCCAGGAGAGATTTAGGTCCATAGAAGCTCTCCTGGCTGACCTCACAAGAGCTCTGTCAGATAATGTCAACTTGCCACAAGGGGTGCGGACCATATATTCTGTTGATGGGACAATGAAGATCACTAGCATGGACCAGCTGGTGGAAG GAGAGAGCTATATTTGTGCGTCCATAGAGCCATACAAGAAGCTGGACTACACAAAGAATGTAAATCCCAACTGGTCACATGGTGCAAGGACTTCTGCGCCCACCCGTGAACCTTCGTCCCTCGGTAGTACCAAGGCTGGATCTGCAGAAACCAGGGAGGGCAAGGACTTTATTAAGCCGAAACTGGTAACCATCATACGCAGTGGAGTAAAGCCTCGCAAGGCCATACGGGTCTTACTCAACAAGAAGACTGCACACACCTTTGAGCAAGTTATGACTGACATCACAGATGCCATTAAGCTGGACTCTGGAGTCGTCAAAAGGCTGTACACTATTGATGGCAAGATG ATCACCTGCCTCCAGGACTTTTTTGGGGAGGATGATATATTCATGGCCTGTGGCCCTGAGAAGTTCCGTTATCAGGATGACTTCAACCTGGATGAAACTG AATGCAGGGTGGCAAAGTCTGTATCATATGGCCGGCTCCCCTCTATTCATGGTCGCTCTTCCCCAAGAGGTGGCGGGATGTCCCGCAGAAGCAAGTCTCCATCATCCACTGGTTCAG CCAATGGCACTGCAGGCAGTCAGCTGTCCACACCTCGATCTGGAAAGTCTCCAAGCCCCTCTCCAACTAGTCCAGCTAGTCTACGAAGACGACAG GGATCACAACACAGTGGCTCCTCACTTTCTTTAGCTTCTACCAAGGTTTGCAGCTCAATGGATGAAGGAGATGGGCCTGGCAGTGAAG CTGAGCCAGTGGATGACTACCCTTCAGTCCCTGCCTCCATAGCAGAGAGGTACAAAGTGGGGAGGACTTTAGGAGACGGAAACTTTGCTGTGGTTCGAGAGTGTGTGGAAAGATCAACTGGGAGAGAGTATGCCCTGAAGATCATCAGCAAAGATAAATGCAGAGGAAAA GAGCACATGATCCAGAGTGAAGTGTCAATCCTTCGGCGCGTGAAACATCCCAACATCGTACTTTTGATTGAGGAAATGGACACCCATAATGAGCTCTATCTGGTAATGGAGTTGGTTAAG GGGGGCGATCTCTTTGATGCAATCACCTCCTCTAACAAATACACGGAGCGAGACGCCAGTTGTATGTTGTTCAATCTGGCAAGCGCCATCAAGTACCTGCACAGTCTCAATATTGTCCACAGAGACATAAAACCAGAAAACCTGTTG GTGTATGAACACCAAGATGGCAGTAAATCTCTGAAGCTAGGTGACTTTGGCTTGGCTACCATTGTCAATGGGCCCCTCTACACTGTGTGTGGCACACCCACCTATGTAGCACCAGAGATTGTTGCTGAGTCCGG ATATGGCCTCAAGGTTGACATTTGGGCAGCTGGTGTCATCACTTACATACTGTTGTGTGGCTTTCCTCCTTTCCGCGG cagcagtgaagaCCAGGAGGTTCTCTTTGAACAGATTTTGAGGGGCCTGCTTGATTTCCCTGCACCCTATTGGGACAATGTGTCTGACACTGCCAAG gCTCTGATCACTGGGATGCTGCAGGTAGAGGTAGATCAGAGATACACAGCTGTGCAGGTGCTCGATCACCCTTGGGTCAAT GATGATTGTGTGTCAGAGTACGAGTACCAGCTGCCTGTGGCTGGGAAGATCAAGAAGCACTTCAACACCGGACCTAAGctcagcagcaccacagcaggAGTGTCAGTCATTACG ACCACGGCACTTGATAAAGAGAAGCAAGTTTTCAGACGAAGACGCCACCAGGATGTGAAGCTCGCCCCTCACCTCTCACACAGTATCGGTGCCAGAGCCTCCCACAGTGCCATCCCCGGCCTCTCCCTCACTGAATTCGCTTCTGAGTCTGAGGACTATTCCCCAAGTTCGGCTGACACTGTCCGTTCGCCCACCTCTCCATTCTAA